Part of the Oncorhynchus mykiss isolate Arlee chromosome 26, USDA_OmykA_1.1, whole genome shotgun sequence genome is shown below.
tgaatgagtaggtgtgtccaaactttagtatatatagtaccagtcaaaactaaATCAAACAACTtttctgtaaaaaaacaacacagatCTGAGCCCCTGATAGGCTCAAGATGAGCCTGGAAGGGCGGGCCGTCTTCTGGCGCCAGTACGGCTTTGCAAGTATTCAGATGTAGAATCCTTAAATCACAAACACTTTTCTTCCGCTGCCACAATAATGTCCAGTTTCTTTGACTTCTTTGAGACTTCAGCCATACAGTTTATAACTGTGGCAATGAATTCCACAAAATCCACGTTTTTAACACACAGTTTGACTGACAAGAAACATTTCCTACAGGCTGTGGTGCGCCCACTACCATCTCTTCAACTCTTTTAATCTCCTCCACATAGGAGATTTGATTGACCGCTCTAACTTTTGCCACCTCAATCTCCTTCACCCTTACATGGTACTCCAGGAACTCGGGATCATGATCCCCACCAGAATTCCCCACCGTCGTCCTTCTACACACCGTTCTTCAGTATACTCCGTGCATCTGTACACACATGAAACATGAAGGAGTTTGGGGATGAAAGCTCTTACAGAATATCTGACATAAACAAGCTTCACATGCGTAGGTACTGTAGGTTATTCAGAAATACAATGAATCAAAATAAGACCACtcctggtcactctgatagaCTCCACTTTTCCCAGAGCATACTTCACCATTTTCAACACGTCAAACAGGTCTCCCACATCTTCATCCTTACTCAACATACGCATCCCAAACAGAAACTATTAATTATCGCTCATACATGTATCCTCCACTCCAATTGTAAAAATGCAGCAAGCGGGAGCccgtctgagcggtcggctgtgaatgcccttACCCACTAGAACTTAATGGTGATAAAATTGGTTCTGATTCGCTACAAGCTGTCTGGCAAAAACAGcatggatgcttctcagtccagGAGGTTTATTCATCTTCATTActaccacatacagttgaagtcggaagtttatatacacttatgttggagtcattaaaactcgtttttcaaccactgcacaacagcatcatgttgtgggggtgctttgctgcaggagggactggtgtacttcacaaaatagatgaaatcatgaggatggaaaattatgtggatatactgaagcaacatctcaagacatcagtcaggaagttaaagcttggtcgcaaatgggtcttccaaatggacaatgaccccaagcacacttccaaagttgtggcaaaatggcttaaggacaacaaagtcaaggtaatggagtggccatcacaaagccctgacatcaatcctatccttattgtgggaagcttgtggaaggctatccgaaacatttgacccaaattaaactatttaaaggcaatgctaccaaacactaattgagtgtatgtaaacttctgacccactgagaatgtgatgaaagaaaataaaagctgaaataaatcattctctctactattattctgacatttcacattcttaaaatcaagtggtgatcctaactgacctaagtcagggaatttttactaggattaaatgtcaggaattgtgaaaaactgagtttaaatgtgtttggctaaggtgtatataaacctccgacttcaactgtatacttttaacacacacactcttcagtTACTTAGGAATCTACTGATGTTTTCCTTTGTTGCACTCACAATGTTCTTAAGAGTAAACTGTAAACTTAGTCACCATCCAAAATTGTCTTCTTCTTGTCTTCTTCTTGCGAAGTCGACCAAACCCTAAGCTAGAATGGGCAGGTGCAGTGTCCACATGTGTGTCCAAGCCAACTGATTGGCCAAAACCAAAGGGCTGTGATTGACAGCTGAGATATCCACCCTTTTTGTTCTACTTTTCGACACTACTGTTGTCCATTCAGGACATTCATCTTCATCAACTTGGCTCAAGGCGCCGTTTGATTCAAGCATCCACTTTCGCCATCTCTCAATGGCCCACAATGGTTTTTACAGCCATTTTTGTAGTTCTTAAGCGCCTAGTCCTGTATAGAAGGACAGTTAGGGCAAAGGGGCAGAGCAGTGAAGGGAAGCTTATTACTACTGTCACTTTAGAGGACCATGAGGGCCTGTAGGGTGCCGACAAGGGGATTATGGGCCGCCCAATAAAGAAGGTGCATGGAGACGCAGGGACAGTCCTGGGCCACCCCATGGAATAACACGGGTGTGGCGGAGGATCCTCTGACTCAGCTGTTGCAGGGCAGCTGGGGCCCATCTTTGAACGCTGAGTATGGTCTACTGCGGCGGAGGAATGTTGCACATCGGCCACAACTGTCGAGGATCATCAGGGATCTGGATGTAGGGGCCGCCTGGGCCCCAGAGATGAGGTCAGGTGGTCTCCCACATTGGTCACACCTGTCGAGGATCATCAGGGATCTGGATGTAGGGGCCGGCTGGGCCCCAGAGATGAGGTCTGGTGGTCTCCCACATCGGCCACAACTGTCGAGGATCATCAGGGATCTGGATGTAGGGGCCGGCTGGGCCCCAGAGATGAGGTCTGGTGGTCTCCCACATCGGCCACAACTGTCGAGGATCATCAGGGATCTGGATGTAGGGGCCGGCTGGGCCCCAGAGATGAGGTCAGGTGGTCTCCCACATCGGCCACAACTGTCGAGGATCATCAGGGATCTGGATGTAGGGGCCGGCTGGGCCCCAGAGATGAGGTCAGGTGGTCTCCCACATCGGCAGGGCTTTGAGTTGTCCAAGGCAGGAGGCGAGCGGCCCCACAGAATTAGAGACAGCAATCCCCCCGGGTCAGGGAACAGTGGGTCCCCCAAGTCATGGGGCTGAACCTATCAGTGCAGGAAACTCAGTGTCTGACAGGGCAGGGGACTTTTAACCTACCCCTAAGACTGACAACTGCAAGTCAGTTATGGTGGGAGGCTGCAGAACTAGCTGAGCAGGAAACTTATAACCTAGTGCTAGTTTAGGTGAACCTATCGCCTGGCGGAGCAGTGGACTGAGGTCCGACTAGAGCTGGAGACAGCAAAACTAGAATGGCTGAAGGCTGGGAGCGCAGTGCTGATTACTTTGCACCTGAAAGGGAGAACGACTCTGAACCTGAGGGAGAAAAAGTCTGGACCGGACAGGGAAACTGATTCTGGACCAGCCAGGGAAACTGACTCTGGACCTGCCATGGAAACTGACTCTGGAACTGAGAGGGAAAATGAAACTACTGAAGGCTAGGAGAGCAGTAGGGCTCAGGGCCTACTGGAAAGATTGGTACCTTTGAGCCTGGCGGGGAAGGAGCCTGATGTCCCACCTGGGCTAGGGACTGAGGTCCGACCAATGCTGGAGACAGCAGACCTAGTGCAGCTGGAGACTGAGGACCTAGTGCTAGGGACTGAGGGCAGACAAGGGTTGAGAACCCAGCACAGATAACTTGTGGCTTAGCAGGGCAGGAGGCTCTAAGCCTGGTGGGCCAGGGTACGGCAGACTGAATATGTCTGGAGACAGCAAGCTAGTGCAGCAAACTCTGTGCCTAGTAGGCACTAAACCAGGCAGGCTAGGCTACTGTCTAACAGCTAAGGCTGTGGGGGCTGTGATCTGTGCAGGGCAGAAGACTGCAGACCTGCAGATAGGCCAGCGACTGTGGGGCCTAGCTGGGTAGGATACCTAGGGCCTGGCAGAACAACAAACTTAGGGGCGACCAGTACAGGGAACTGTGGACCTAAAACAACAGAGGACTGGGGGACGAGCAGTATGATAGGAGTCTGGGAACCTAAGTCAGAACAGTGTGAACCTGCAACCAGGGCCAGAGACTGAAGGCCAGGTACAGATAGAAACTGAGAGTCTACCAAGGAGGCAGGATAGACTGTTGTTAATActgttatgttttattttttgtttgtgttttattATCATTGTCCATCTATAAGTAATTTCCAAGTTTATGTAATGTTGAACAGTATGGAGTTACATGTTCAAAATGGGGGACTGATGGATTCTGGGTTCTAACTCCTAAACTTGAAACAGGGTTAATTATCAGGTATCCTATTGAAATATTGAGTGCTATGTTTTAGAGGGTTTACACCAGAAGcgaatggttatctgtaggaggaaggtagcaattaagcttggaatgtactGAGTGTAGGGAAAACAATCATatgtggcaggcattgataagggAAGAGTCATGGATTAGTGATGAAGGGGGTGGAGGTCAGGTCAGGAGAAGCAAAAGCTTATTGCCTGTATCACTTTGTATATTTATTGCTAGGCAGGAAACTATGTTTAGCGaggaggagactccacccaaAGTGGGGTACATATACCACCACTATTGTAACCATGTCTTTGTTGATTCAGCTGTTCAATCCTTTGAGAAGAATAAACTTAGTTCATGCTTTTATAGTGTCCGTTGAGTTCTTACTCTGATAATTAGAATCTAACAGAAAAGGTAATATACAGTAGCCTGAAACATACAGATGAAGGATAGGCCTACCTAGCTACAGATTGTACACCAGATAATGTAATATAACCAAAGATTTTTGATATCCATTACTGGGCATTACAGGTTTGCCTATACAAAACGTTGCCCTCGACTTTTCAACTAACTTGGTATTGGAGATATGATCTTTGTTCTCAATTCGGAAGAAATGTGTATCTTATCAAATGTTCCCTCGccattttacagtgccttgcgaaagtattcggcccccttgaactttgcgaccttttgccacatttcaggcttcaaacataaagatataaaactgtatttttttgtgaagaatcaacaacaagtgggacacaatcatgaagtggaacgacatttattggatttttctaacttttttaacaaatcaaaaactgaaagattgggcgtgctaaattattcttACTTACTTATTATTCTTACTTATTCTTATTCTTAAAATTATTATTACTCttaatgttttggggctgttgctgggcaacacggactttcaactccctccaaagattttctatggggttgagatctggagactggctaggccactccaggaccttgaaatgcttcttacaaagccactccttcgttgcccgggtggtgtgtttgggatcattgtcatgctgaaagacccagccacgtttcatcttcaatgcccttgctgatggaaggaggttttcactcaaaatctcacaatacatggccccattcattctttcctttacacggatcagtcgtcctggtccctttgcagaaaaacagccccaaagcatgtttccacccccatgcttcacagtaggtatggtgttctttggatgcaactcatcattctttgtcctccaaacacgacgagttgagtttttaccagaaGGTTATATttcggtttcatctgaccatatgacattctcccaatcttcttctggatcatcccaaatgctctctagcaaacttcagacggacctggacatgtactggcttaagcagggggacacgtctggcactgcaggatttgagtccctggcggcgtagtgttactgatggtaggctttgttactttggtcccagctctctgcaggtcattcgctaggtccccccgtgtggttctgggatttttttctcaccgttcttgtgatcattttgaccccacggggtgagatcttgcatggagccccagatcgagtgacattatcagtggtcttgtatgtcttccatttcctaataattgctcccacagttgatttattcaaaccaagctgcttacctattgcagattcagtcttcccagcctggtgcaggtctacaattttgtttctggtgtcctttgacagctctttggtcttggccatagtggagtttggagtgtgactgtttgaggttgtggacaggtgtcttttatactgataacaagttcaaacaggtgccattaatacaggtaacgagtggaggacagaggagcctcttaaagaagaagttacaggtctgtgagagccagaaatcttgctcgtttgtaggtgaccaaatacttattttccaccataatttgcaaataaattcattaaaaatcctacaatgtgattttctggattttttacattttgtctgtcatagttgaaatgtacctatgatgaaaattacaggcctctctcatctttttaagtgggagaacttgcacaattggtggctgactaaatacttttttgtcccactgtataagTAGATGACAGCACATCCCAcagtgtgacaaaaaaaaaagaccTTCACATGCAAGAGGCATTTCTCACTCGATACAAAACGCGTATTTTACTCTTTCTGAGTATATTCTGGTTTTTGGAGAAGCACCTGCAACTGAACACAGACATTAAGATACACATGTCTTCCCGAATCGAGAACAAAGAAAGTAGAAGCATGAACAGGTTAGTGGAAAAATAGCTTCCAACCCATTCTACTAGCAAAATGTATAATGGCTACTATGGAATAATTTACATATCACCATTTTAATGTATAGCTAATTGTATCCCTACATTTATATACTTACAaaaataaatcacacacacacaaaaaaaaaaaatctatacaaaaatatatttgagttCAGTGTGACATGACAGAGTAGTTACAGGTTCTGCATCACCATATAATTGAACAATGTTCACCATTACGAGTGCATAGCATTCCTTTAGTCAATACAGCTAGAACTCAAGGTGACATTGTTGGTTTTCCTATAGGAACACACAATGTATACAAATCACTGTACTTCAAATGAAGAATCAAATCATCCATAAAAATAAATCCAAAGTAAGTGGGCTTTTTCCTTGTGAGAGCTAAGACTATATAAAAGTATATTCCATGGAGAAGCTAACAAAGACAATTCGCTTAAAGTCTTACTCTTTACAAAAAGTGTGCATCAAGAGTTGCTCTGTTGTGCCACCCTGTATCAGAAGTAGAGAGGTGTCAAAGCTCAACCCCCCTCTGCTTGAAGAGCTCCTCTAGTTGTCTCTCCAGTGCTGGGTTGGTCCCCCTCAGTCCTCTCACTACCTGGGCTGCCCACACAAAGTACTCCTGAACACGCTCTGTCGACCAACCTGGCAACCACAATACAGAATAAATATAAGATATGGGTAAAGAGAGGGACAGTCAGACAACCAGAGGGAAGCAAGTGAAGACAAGCaacgaaacagagagagagagagagagagaacgagaacgagaaGTATCCTGATAGGGTATCAGTTTATTGTGTCTAGCCTACGACATTTGCCTAGTCAGTTGGTTGCATCAAGAGgctgaaaacagacagacagacagagcgcaCAATCACCTGTTGGCGTGCTGCGGTTGATGTCCCTCAGGTTGTATAGTTTGTCAGCCAGTTTGACCAGTTTGGCCTGGTGGCTGGCATGAGGTGCATACTCCACCTGCTTACGCTTTGTCTCCTCCTTGGACAGTGCTTTGTCGTCTGTCACTTCCTGGACCAGCCGCGCCACCGTTTGCCCAAAGACGATCTGTAGCTCTCCTATGCTGGTGTCAGTGTCCTCCACTGTGTCATGGAGCAAAGCTGCCTTAGGACAGTTGGAAAAGACAAAAATATCAGTGAAATACCAGTCATTCCTGTTAACAAACTCTGGCTAACACAAACTCAATAAATGTTGAACGTTTTAATGAGCTTAACATTGCCCATTGACTGATGTATCATTACAAAGTAATAAACCCCACCTGAATATAAAATGTATCTTCAAACCTTAACCAAACAGCTAACACTTACctgaaacatttatttttcatttttatatattgtaatgaaacagcagggggcaggtctcgaaccctcgaccttcgagcccgaggtccggcggcGCTATTGACTGTGcggcaaaagcatgctcgtgcggcagggtcgatttccgcgcttataaaccaaGGGT
Proteins encoded:
- the LOC110526670 gene encoding guanosine-3',5'-bis(diphosphate) 3'-pyrophosphohydrolase MESH1 isoform X2 → MSSDSVILLETVNFAAEKHRNQRRKDAEQTPYITHPIGVARILSHEGGITDIEVLQAALLHDTVEDTDTSIGELQIVFGQTVARLVQEVTDDKALSKEETKRWSTERVQEYFVWAAQVVRGLRGTNPALERQLEELFKQRGVEL
- the LOC110526670 gene encoding guanosine-3',5'-bis(diphosphate) 3'-pyrophosphohydrolase MESH1 isoform X1; the protein is MSSDSVILLETVNFAAEKHRNQRRKDAEQTPYITHPIGVARILSHEGGITDIEVLQAALLHDTVEDTDTSIGELQIVFGQTVARLVQEVTDDKALSKEETKRKQVEYAPHASHQAKLVKLADKLYNLRDINRSTPTGWSTERVQEYFVWAAQVVRGLRGTNPALERQLEELFKQRGVEL